The sequence below is a genomic window from Parcubacteria group bacterium.
AAAAGAAGTCGTAATAATTGGAGTCCAGGATAAAGTCGAGCTTTGGAATGAAAATATTTGGAACAACTATATTGCCGAGGCTGAAAAAGAATCTGGCAATCTGGCAGAAGGGCTAGAACAATTCGGTATTTAATATGCATACCCCGGTTCTCTTAAAAGAAGTTTTGGAATATTTGAATCCCAAGCCGAATCAGAATTTTATTGACGCCACAGTGGGTGATGGCGGGCACGCCAAAGAAATTTTAAAACTGACAGCACCTTTCGGCATGTTTCTGGCAATTGATCGCGACATTGATTCAATAATCCGCGCTCGGGCCAATATTGAAAAGTTTGGGAAAAGAGTTCTTTTTATAAACGATTCTTTCGGCAATCTTGGAAAAATTGTTAAAGATGCGGGAATCAGCCAGGTTTGCGGAATTCTTTTTGACTTCGGAATGTCCTCCTCGCAGCTTGAAAATTCCGGCAGGGGATTCTCGTTTAAAAAAGACGAAATTCTTGATATGAGATTTGATGCCAAAAATCCGCTTACGGCCGAAGATATAATCAACAATTACGGTGAACTCGAACTTTTGGAAATTTTTAAAAAATGGGGTGAAGAACCAAAAGCCCGGCTGATAGCGAAAGCCATAGTTACCGAGAGGAAAAGAAAAAGAATAAAAACAACCGGAGAGCTTGTGAAAATAGTCGAATCTGTTAAAAGGCGCGCCGGAAAAATTCATCCCGCCACCCTGATTTTCCAGGCATTGAGGATTGAAGTTAATGAAGAGTTTTCAGAAATTGAAAAAGCGCTTTCTGCCGTTCCTAATGTCATCAAGCATGATGGCCGCGCGGCATTTATCTCCTTCCATTCTTTGGAAGACCGGATAATTAAAAATTGGATTAAAAAATGTGCAAAAAATCCCCCACCCTTGGAAGATAAACAAAATTTAAATACTAAGGGCGAAATCTTCCAAGGGTGGGGGATAAAAATTTTAAATAAAAAACCGATAGTCGCTTCAGCAGAAGAGTTAAAAAATAATCCAAGAAGCCGTAGCGCTAAACTAAGGACAATTAAAATAATATGATCCCGTTAGAAATCTAAATTCAAAATAATGGGAAAATAATTTAAGAAATATTGTTAAGAAATATAAATTAATAATTAAATAAATAAATTTCTAACGGGATGACGGAAGCTGTATTAAAAATAAAAAATCTGGTCTTGGCTAGAGAACGCCGCAGTTTTACAATTGCAGCGTTTAAAAGTATGAAAATGGAAACATTAAATACTGCCATGATTTTAAGTATAATCGCTCTAATAGTTTTTTATCTTTTTATGGCTAATAACGTGGCTATGGCTAATTACGGCAAGACAGTGCTTCAAAAAGATATTGAAGGTTTAAGAATGGAAATTAGAAACCTTAATTTGGAACTTACCAATAAAAGAAGCGTTGGTTTTCTTATGAAAGCGGCACAGGATTTAGGGCTTGTTATTAACGAGGGAATTCAGTATATTAAAATAATTGGGCCGGTAGCCAAAAATCCATGAAGCAAATCGCCAAAAGCCGGATTTTGATTTTAATCTTCATTTTTACGGTAGCAGGCCTCCTTATCTGGGGGCGCTTCTTTTACTTGACGGTAATTCGCCACGATTATTATTTGGCCAAAGCCAAAATCTTAGTTTCTTTGGATCGGGTTACTCCTCGCGGAAGCATTTTTTTGACCGATAAAGATACTTTACCGCTTGCCGCCGCTCTAAATAAGGAATTTCCCTTAGTTTACGCCGTTCCGTCAAAAATAAAAGAATCTCAAGATGCGGCAAAAAAGCTGGCGCTAATTTTGGAAATTGATGAGACAACTTTACTCAACAAACTTAATAAACCGAATGATCCGTACGAGGTTTTAAAAAAGAAAGTTTCCGAAGAGGTTGTTGGCAAAATTAAAACGGAAAAAATTGAAGGCGTCGGTATTGATAATGAAACTCAAAGATACTACCCGGAAGGCCTTTATTTATCTCAAGCTTTGGGGTTTTTAGGTTTTACCGAAAGCGGTCAGGCCGGCCAATACGGTCTTGAAGAAAGTTATGACAGGGAACTATCAGATCCGATTTCGGGCGCCGATTTAATTTTGACGATTGACTCTTCAATTCAAGCGCAAGCGGGACAGATATTAAACAAGCTCGTTAACGAATGGGATGCTGACGGCGGGTCTATCATAGTAATGAATCCTAATAATGGCGATATTTTGGCCATGTCTTCTTTGCCGGATTTTGATTCTAATAAATATTCCGAAGTAAAAGACAAAAGTGTTTTTATAAATCCGGTTACATTAAAACGCTATGAACCCGGTTCCGTTTTCAAACCGATTACCATGTCTATAGGTATAGAAACCGGAGCTGTTACGCCGGAAACCCAATATTATAATACAGGCAGTGTTAAAATTGCCGACCGTGTAATTTCAAATTCCATTCCCGACAAAATTTTGGGGCTTCAAACGATGGTAAAAGTTTTAGAGCAGTCGCTTAACACCGGCGCCATATTCGTACAGGAGCGTGTTCCAAAAGATGTGTTTCTTAAATATTTAAAAGAATTTGGCATTGACGGTAAAACCGGCATTGACGTCAGTGAAGTATCGGGCGATCTCTCGGTATTATTAAACGGCCGCGATATTAACTTTGCCACCGCTTCTTTTGGACAAGGAGTAGCCGTAACTCCGATCGGGCTTATACGCGATTTAGCGGCTATTGCCAATGGAGGGAAATTAGTAAGGCCGCATCTCGTTTCAAAAATAATTTGGCGCAATGGAGATTTTCGCGAAATGACGGGCGGCCCCGAAAAACAGATTATTTCTTCTGAAACAGCCGCTAAACTTACCGGTATGATGGTAAAAGTTATAGAAAACGGCAGCGGCCGCAGCGCTCAAGTTAAGGGATATACTATTGCCGGAAAAACCGGAACTGCCCAAGTGCCTAGTTTAAAAGGAGGGGCGTATTTAGATGAATATATCCATACTTTTGTGGCATTCGCGCCGGCTTATGATCCGAAGTTTATCGCGTTAATAAAATTAGATAATCCAAAAGGCGTTCGTTTTGCCGAAAGCACGGTGGTTCCTATTTTTAGGGATTTAGCAGAGTTTATATTTAGTTATTTGCAGATACCTCCGGATAAGCCGATTGAACAATCGCCGTAAACAATTTATACTAATAACCATGATAAACGATAAAATAAGAGTTGCAGTTATTTTTGGCGGCCGGTCGGTTGAGCACGAGGTTTCAATCGTGACGGCAATGCAAATTTTTGAAAATATTAATCGTGAAAAATATGATATTATTCCGGTTTATATAGATAAATCAGGGC
It includes:
- the rsmH gene encoding 16S rRNA (cytosine(1402)-N(4))-methyltransferase RsmH; the encoded protein is MHTPVLLKEVLEYLNPKPNQNFIDATVGDGGHAKEILKLTAPFGMFLAIDRDIDSIIRARANIEKFGKRVLFINDSFGNLGKIVKDAGISQVCGILFDFGMSSSQLENSGRGFSFKKDEILDMRFDAKNPLTAEDIINNYGELELLEIFKKWGEEPKARLIAKAIVTERKRKRIKTTGELVKIVESVKRRAGKIHPATLIFQALRIEVNEEFSEIEKALSAVPNVIKHDGRAAFISFHSLEDRIIKNWIKKCAKNPPPLEDKQNLNTKGEIFQGWGIKILNKKPIVASAEELKNNPRSRSAKLRTIKII
- a CDS encoding penicillin-binding protein 2; the protein is MKQIAKSRILILIFIFTVAGLLIWGRFFYLTVIRHDYYLAKAKILVSLDRVTPRGSIFLTDKDTLPLAAALNKEFPLVYAVPSKIKESQDAAKKLALILEIDETTLLNKLNKPNDPYEVLKKKVSEEVVGKIKTEKIEGVGIDNETQRYYPEGLYLSQALGFLGFTESGQAGQYGLEESYDRELSDPISGADLILTIDSSIQAQAGQILNKLVNEWDADGGSIIVMNPNNGDILAMSSLPDFDSNKYSEVKDKSVFINPVTLKRYEPGSVFKPITMSIGIETGAVTPETQYYNTGSVKIADRVISNSIPDKILGLQTMVKVLEQSLNTGAIFVQERVPKDVFLKYLKEFGIDGKTGIDVSEVSGDLSVLLNGRDINFATASFGQGVAVTPIGLIRDLAAIANGGKLVRPHLVSKIIWRNGDFREMTGGPEKQIISSETAAKLTGMMVKVIENGSGRSAQVKGYTIAGKTGTAQVPSLKGGAYLDEYIHTFVAFAPAYDPKFIALIKLDNPKGVRFAESTVVPIFRDLAEFIFSYLQIPPDKPIEQSP